TTGctcaaaatacaaaacatttataCCATCTGACGACTATGAGTCTTAAATTTCCAGTACTTTAGGAAAACAATAGCATTTTTCTAAAGTTTTACTCTCCAACTTTACTCTCCAGCATGAAGTCTCTGATGTCGAAGACGTGTTGAACTGCGCCAAAAGGATTCCCCACATTCAATACACTCATAAGGTTTTTCTCCAATATGAATTCTGTAATGTTCATTAAGGTATGCTTGCTTGAAGAAAGTCTTTTCACACTCACTACACTTATAagatttttctccagtgtgagttctctcatgctcAACAAGGGAAGAGTTCTGAGTAAAGGCTTTACAACATTCAGTACATGTGTAGGGTTTTTCTCCTgaatgaattctctgatgttgcATGAGGCATGCACTCTGACTAaatgctttcccacattcattacactTCTAAGATTTAACTCCAGAATGACTTCTGTGATGATGAGTAGGACATATGCTCTGACTGAATGCTTTGACACATTCAGTacatttatatggtttctctcctgtatgaatt
This portion of the Tamandua tetradactyla isolate mTamTet1 chromosome 15, mTamTet1.pri, whole genome shotgun sequence genome encodes:
- the ZNF501 gene encoding LOW QUALITY PROTEIN: zinc finger protein 501 (The sequence of the model RefSeq protein was modified relative to this genomic sequence to represent the inferred CDS: substituted 2 bases at 2 genomic stop codons) — translated: MGSGQISLQKRHQNLKMQKKTSKCNKCGKSFTRRTSLTQHQMIHARENPYVCSXCGTYFHKQSGLIHHLRIHTGEKPYKCTECVKAFSQSICPTHHHRSHSGVKSXKCNECGKAFSQSACLMQHQRIHSGEKPYTCTECCKAFTQNSSLVEHERTHTGEKSYKCSECEKTFFKQAYLNEHYRIHIGEKPYECIECGESFWRSSTRLRHQRLHAGE